A single region of the Triticum dicoccoides isolate Atlit2015 ecotype Zavitan chromosome 2B, WEW_v2.0, whole genome shotgun sequence genome encodes:
- the LOC119367960 gene encoding BAG family molecular chaperone regulator 1-like: MMKLRCPNPKRLFRRSSSKIRRSSSSCSSSSSDNGSDASGGIRGGGGSGEIEWEVRPGGMLVQRRDGRGDIEVITVKVATGYSWHEVSIGATCTFGELKVVVSMVTGLEPREQRLLFRGKEREDSDHLHMVGVSDKDKVLLLEDPALKDIKLRAALAAQAVQSPYQTFIKV; encoded by the exons ATGATGAAGCTGAGGTGCCCCAATCCCAAGAGGCTCTTCAGGAGGAGCTCCTCCAAGATCAGGAGGTCTAGTAgcagctgcagcagcagcagcagcgacaacgGCAGCGATGCCTCCGGTGGCatccgtggcggcggcggcagcggggagATCGAGTGGGAGGTGCGGCCCGGGGGCATGCTGGTGCAGAGGAGGGACGGGAGGGGCGACATCGAGGTGATTACAGTCAAGGTGGCCACCGGGTACTCCTGGCATGAGGTGTCCATTGGAGCTACCTGCACTTTTG GTGAGCTGAAGGTGGTAGTATCCATGGTGACGGGGCTGGAGCCGAGGGAGCAGAGGCTGCTGTTCAGGGGCAAGGAGAGGGAGGATAGCGACCACCTCCACATGGTTGGGGTgagcgacaaggacaaggtgctaCTCCTCGAGGACCCTGCCCTCAAGGACATCAAGCTCCGagcagcgctcgcggcccaggccGTGCAGAGCCCGTATCAGACTTTTATCAAGGTgtag